Proteins encoded together in one Plectropomus leopardus isolate mb chromosome 19, YSFRI_Pleo_2.0, whole genome shotgun sequence window:
- the LOC121958726 gene encoding monocarboxylate transporter 7-like: protein MALCGVKGPRFLGPNVYPEAPDGGWGWVVAIAFFLVEVFTYGTIKSFGIFLQDLMAEFGETNSRVSWIVSICVFVMTFNGPLSSVMTNRFGFQLVVMLGGLLIASGTIATSFTSSINQMYITYGLVAGLGYCMTFLPTVTILSHYFNRRRSLVTAVASTGESLSMFALAPAFSALRDHIGWRRTMAVIGALQSTIIICGALLRPIIIKPRATCETETDGLSLKELEALSTPENKEDINPEDSVINNTSHAENISHSLDNELTRGSVSTGDSGVQSLKDTEDSSAEEKTLLREETRESIENTEVIESKTEKTSEDAEKQVIKDEDIKSGDEKLSIKNTKLIDFSILRECSFILYSLFGLFATLGFFAPQLYIIELSVSRGVERDRATYMLSTMAVAEILGRFSIGWILTRERLRKKKLLVLLACVITMTADLVGFTLVREFYGLAVCCALYGFFMGTLACTHIPMLAEDDVVGIERMSSAAGVYVFIHSFAGLAGPPLGGVLVDVTQNYGSAFYSCAVGMGLSALFLGLVKPAKRGLLCRRRDSKHPEERKMASDEQSTVKYSTTESPQNCSEVEGQTAATRDVQEVIRFA, encoded by the exons ATGGCACTGTGTGGAGTCAAGGGGCCACGTTTCTTAGGACCCAACGTGTACCCAGAGGCCCCCGATGGAGGCTGGGGATGGGTGGTGGCCATCGCCTTCTTCTTGGTGGAGGTTTTCACTTATGGCACCATCAAGAGCTTCGGTATTTTCCTCCAGGATCTAATGGCGGAGTTCGGAGAGACCAACAGTCGGGTCTCCTGGATTGTTTCCATCTGCGTGTTTGTCATGACTTTCAATG gtcctctctcctctgttatGACCAACCGCTTTGGGTTCCAGCTTGTTGTTATGCTTGGAGGATTACTAATTGCCTCAGGCACCATCGCAACCAGCTTTACCAGTTCAATCAATCAAATGTACATCACTTATGGATTAGTTGCAG gtCTGGGCTACTGCATGACCTTCCTGCCAACTGTGACCATCCTTTCGCACTACTTTAACCGTCGACGGTCTCTGGTTACAGCTGTAGCTTCCACTGGGGAGTCCCTGTCCATGTTTGCCTTAGCACCAG CCTTTTCCGCACTGAGGGACCATATTGGCTGGCGACGTACCATGGCAGTGATTGGAGCTTTGCAAAGCACCATCATCATCTGTGGTGCTCTGCTTCGACCAATCATTATCAAACCCAGAGCCACCTGTGAGACAGAGACTGATGGACTGTCCCTGAAGGAACTGGAAGCACTCAGTACACCAGAGAACAAAGAGGACATAAACCCAGAGGACTCCGTAATAAACAATACCTCACATGCAGAAAATATCTCCCACAGTCTGGACAATGAGCTAACCAGAGGCTCTGTGAGCACTGGAGACTCTGGTGTCCAGTCTCTaaaggacacagaggacagcagCGCAGAGGAGAAGACTTTACTGCGCGAGGAAACAAGAGAGTCTATAGAAAACACTGAGGTTATAGAATCTAAAACAGAGAAAACGAGCGAAGACGCAGAGAAACAAGTGATAAAAGATGAGGACATTAAATCCGGTGATGAAAAGCTTTCCATAAAGAATACAAAACTCATAGACTTCTCCATCCTCAGAGAGTGCAGCTTCATTCTTTACTCTCTGTTTGGACTGTTCGCCACACTTGGCTTCTTCGCACCTCAACTTTACATCATCGAGCTCAGTGTGAGTCGAGGTGTGGAGCGGGACCGCGCCACATACATGCTCTCCACCATGGCTGTGGCTGAAATCTTAGGCCGATTCTCCATCGGGTGGATTCTGACACGGGAGCGGCTCAGGAAGAAGAAGCTGCTTGTGCTCCTGGCATGTGTAATTACGATGACTGCGGATCTGGTTGGATTTACTTTGGTGAGGGAGTTCTACGGCCTGGCTGTGTGCTGCGCTTTGTATGGGTTCTTTATGGGAACCctcgcatgcacacacatccccATGCTGGCTGAGGATGATGTGGTGGGTATAGAGAGGATGTCTTCAGCTGCTGGTGTCTATGTGTTCATACACAGCTTCGCTGGGCTGGCTGGACCCCCACTGGGAG GTGTGCTGGTGGATGTGACTCAGAACTATGGATCAGCCTTCTATTCCTGTGCAGTCGGCATGGGACTTAGTGCCCTGTTCCTGGGTTTAGTAAAACCTGCTAAGAGAGGATTACTCTGTAGGAGAAGGGACTCAAAACACCCTGAAGAAAGGAAAATGGCCTCAGATGAACAAAGTACAGTGAAGTACAGTACAACTGAAAGTCCTCAGAATTGCTCTGAAGTGGAAGGCCAGACAGCGGCCACAAGAGACGTCCAGGAGGTTATACGCTTTGCTTGA
- the LOC121958728 gene encoding archaemetzincin-2, with protein MKVIRHSAETLQTALVSNCQDLVKLYSKYTKEERHLLEEGFYPGQPGSLFQLITVHSDSDWISAHPEEPQDFERFYRDPSRKAPSACHNTIYIQTIGSFGEAGAQTDQYVEWLREYCQAFFYGLSVKLLPAVTVAETRCSFRVNSNSHNLQILTGDLLRFLGNRKPKDAFCIVGITMIDLYPKDSWNFVFGQASLSMGMGVFSFARYDDNFYSRSYAGRLKKKLQPKQGDYSVFDRYYTPPITSTLLLRSCKTMTHEIGHMFGIKHCQWLTCVMQGSNHLDESDRRPLDFCPVCLRKLQSAMGFKIAERYKALLQWIEEDQSQTTRPEEASACRSVLHFHKPTEAFQTSRLWLRRLHPGNLISSTHH; from the exons ATGAAGGTGATCCGGCACTCAGCGGAGACGCTGCAAACAGCTTTGGTCTCCAATTGTCAGGACTTGGTGAAACTTTACAGCAAGTACACCAAAGAAGAAAGGCATCTTCTGGAGGAAGGGTTCTACCCAGGGCAGCCGGGGTCCCTTTTCCAACTCATCACAGTTCACTCTGACTCAGACTGGATCTCCGCTCACCCTGAGGAGCCTCAAGACTTCGAGAGATTCTACAGAGACCCCTCCCGCAAGGCCCCCAGTGCATGCCACAATACTATTTATATTCAAACCATag GGTCCTTTGGGGAGGCGGGGGCCCAGACAGACCAGTATGTGGAGTGGCTCAGAGAATATTGCCAGGCCTTCTTCTATGGACTTTCTGTCAAGTTGCTGCCAGCGGTAACTGTGGCTGAAACAAGATGCTCTTTCAGGGTCAACAGTAACTCACACAACCTTCAGATCCTCACTG GCGACCTGCTCCGGTTCCTGGGGAACAGGAAACCAAAAGATGCTTTTTGTATCGTCGGCATCACAATGATAGACCTCTATCCCAAAGACTCCTGGAACTTTGTCTTTGGACAGGCTTCCCTCAGTATGG GAatgggtgttttcagctttgccAGGTATGATGACAACTTCTACAGCAGAAGTTATGCTGGGAGGCTGAAGAAAAAGCTTCAGCCAAAGCAGGGGGACTACTCTGTGTTTGACAGATATTATACTCCCCCCATCACCAGCACCCTGCTGCTTCGATCCTGCAAG aCAATGACCCATGAGATCGGCCATATGTTTGGAATAAAGCATTGCCAGTGGCTGACCTGTGTCATGCAGGGCTCCAACCACCTCGACGAGTCTGATCGTAGGCCGCTGGATTTCTGTCCCGTCTGCCTTCGTAAGCTACAGAGCGCTATGGGCTTCAAAATAGCTGAAAGATACaag GCCTTACTGCAGTGGATAGAGGAGGATCAGAGTCAAACAACCAGACCAGAGGAGGCCTCTGCCTGTCGTTCTGTGCTCCACTTTCACAAACCCACGGAAGCTTTCCAGACATCCAGACTGTGGCTCCGCAG GTTGCACCCTGGTAACCTCATTAGCTCTACTCACCATTGA
- the si:dkey-21c1.1 gene encoding protein FAM104A-like, protein MLTDSRKRHRSCDSEEDQQLSPQAKRSGGGPSLLVSDLDSESSSSDSSNGISSPERAIVATTRPCIHSQNNCTTQYSLSPKPEDSSSSLQHGFHGDGSSVSYDYINRVLREAHFSSLQTRGRPGST, encoded by the exons ATGCTGACCGACAGCAG GAAACGACACCGTAGCTGTGACAGTGAGGAGGACCAACAGCTGAGTCCTCAGGCCAAGAGGTCAGGAGGGGGTCCCAGCCTGCTAGTGTCAGATTTGGATTCAGAG TCTTCCAGCAGCGACAGCAGTAACGGGATCAGTAGTCCAGAGAGAGCAATAGTGGCCACCACCAGGCCGTGCATACACAGCCAGAACAACTGCACCACCCAGTACTCCCTCAGCCCAAAGCCCGAAGACTCCAGTAGCTCCTTGCAGCACGGTTTCCATGGCGATGGCAGCAGTGTCTCTTACGACTACATCAACAGAGTCCTGAGGGAGGCGCATTTCAGTAGTCTGCAGACCAGAGGGCGTCCAGGCTCGACATGA